One part of the Aspergillus luchuensis IFO 4308 DNA, chromosome 5, nearly complete sequence genome encodes these proteins:
- the AIM9_3 gene encoding phosphotransferase enzyme (COG:S;~EggNog:ENOG410PIY2;~InterPro:IPR011009): MFWYGQRAKLDLDRGSRTDPKDYLRAIADKEVKWIEKYGKPLENGFPHNIAFPGLKSPQGYLELLRKYMTIAPYLLPQEQGNNLSKPTLRHPDLTPSNVFVCPDTFKVRSIIDWQHTIVTPLLLTARYPKLFENPDPKPPSELKPPKYPPGYETMSPDEQAQVDELIRRQSLFYLYRVFNGGLNKVHLEALRDPLILQRQHLVDSAGRQWSGDIVTLRGALMRMQNLWSYLIGKDHHIKCPIDFSEQEANDQAESEQTWYNLNILINQWRDELGGLSEERWLPAQRYEAAVKRNKSLMAEFSDGASPDELEKLKQGLPFQGHDELY, encoded by the exons ATGTTTTGGTATGGACAAAGGGCTAAGCTGGATCTGGATCGAGGGTCGC GGACCGACCCTAAGGACTATCTACGTGCAATTGCCGACAAGGAAGTCAAATGGATTGAGAAATACGGGAAGCCTCTTGAAAATGGCTTTCCTCACAACATCGCATTTCCCGGCCTGAAGTCCCCACAGGGTTACCTTGAGCTCCTCAGGAAGTACATGACAATAGCACCATATCTCCTCCCACAAGAGCAAGGAAATAATTTGAGCAAACCCACTTTGCGACATCCTG ATCTTACCCCTAGCAATGTCTTCGTATGTCCAGATACATTCAAAGTGAGATCCATTATCGATTGGCAACATACAATCGTTACACCATTACTTCTTACAGCCAGATATCCCAAGCTGTTCGAGAACCCTGACCCAAAGCCCCCCAGTGAGTTGAAACCACCAAAGTACCCTCCGGGCTACGAGACCATGAGTCCCGATGAGCAAGCTCAAGTCGACGAGCTTATACGACGGCAAAGTCTCTTCTACCTCTATCGTGTTTTCAACGGGGGCTTGAACAAGGTACACCTTGAGGCGCTGCGAGATCCTCTCATACTACAACGTCAGCACCTCGTGGACTCTGCAGGTCGTCAGTGGTCTGGAGATATTGTTACTCTACGTGGGGCCCTCATGCGAATGCAAAACCTTTGGTCTTATCTCATCGGCAAGGATCACCATATCAAATGCCCCATAGATTTCTCGGAACAAGAAGCAAATGACCAGGCTGAAAGTGAGCAAACGTGGTACAATCTGAATATACTAATCAATCAGTGGCGCGACGAACTCGGTGGGCTCTCAGAAGAACGGTGGCTACCTGCCCAGCGGTATGAGGCTGCTGTGAAAAGGAACAAATCCTTGATGGCCGAATTTTCCGACGGCGCCAGTCCAGATGAGCTAGAAAAACTGAAACAAGGTTTGCCGTTTCAGGGTCACGACGAGCTCTACTGA
- a CDS encoding uncharacterized protein (COG:S;~EggNog:ENOG410PRMV;~InterPro:IPR028143;~PFAM:PF08690;~TransMembrane:2 (i210-233o253-270i)) has product MSSAEESPAQRAARLRRERREAKIKGDGAARLDKITSLSGRTPASLREETSPSPSPSPAAAQPQATTTAMSPSPSPSPAPEPRITQPSFPSQGPQQQQEIDPETLQAQQELFRALLRQSGQPGESPSGSPGPQGAAGPGGMGGLGGEADDPTLKLLSSLMAGDTSALGEGSLPGGQSPADLLTGLGVPPFVASMLGEATRKKSDEEKREILVWKVLHVVFSVLIGVYLLVLIGSSVATFGSQPPPPATARNPFLFFTTGEVVLTGARVMMKRGGGGLGLWVQLVRDIARDGSIVLFLFGMANWWHREWMAY; this is encoded by the exons atgtCCTCAGCCGAAGAATCCCCCGCTCAACGAGCAGCCCGCCTGCGTCGTGAACGTCGCGAAGCCAAAATCAAAGGCGATGGAGCAGCTCGTCTAGACAAGATTACCAGTTTGAGTGGACGGACTCCTGCTAGTC TCCGCGAAGaaacctctccctctccctctccatccccggcCGCAGCACAACCACAAGCTACCACTACAGCAATGAGTCCTAGCCCGAGCCCGAGCCCGGCCCCCGAACCTCGCATTACACAACCCTCTTTCCCAAGCCAAGGgccccaacagcagcaagagATCGATCCCGAAACCCTCCAAGCGCAACAGGAGCTCTTCCGCGCCCTGCTCCGCCAGTCTGGCCAGCCGGGCGAGTCACCCAGTGGGAGCCCAGGACCccaaggagcagcaggaccaggagggatgggaggacTAGGTGGTGAAGCGGATGACCCTACCTTGAAACTTCTATCGAGCTTGATGGCTGGGGATACCAGTGCACTCGGCGAGGGTTCTTTGCCTGGAGGTCAGTCGCCAGCGGACTTATTGACGGGGTTGGGAGTTCCGCCGTTTGTGGCGAGTATGTTGGGGGAGGCGACGCGGAAGAAgagtgatgaggagaagcGGGAGATTCTGGTGTGGAAGGTGCTGCATGTGGTGTTTTCTGTGTTGATTGGGGTGTatttgttggtgttgattgGGTCGTCGGTGGCGACGTTTGGGAgtcagccgccgccgccggcgaCGGCGAGGAATCCGTTCTTGTTCTTTACGACGGGTGAGGTGGTGCTTACTGGGGCGAGGGTtatgatgaagagggggggaggggggttggggttgtgggTGCAGTTGGTTAGAGATATTGCCAGGGATGGGAGTATTGTGTTGTTTTTGTTTGGGATGGCGAATTGGTGGCATCGGGAGTGGATGGCTTATTAG
- the AIM9_2 gene encoding phosphotransferase enzyme (COG:S;~EggNog:ENOG410PIY2;~InterPro:IPR011009) translates to MSLRPCMYSIPRKLATYPLRLCSRSISNESLFSYSSGRCLYNKQARLRERYVSFDISALAKAVAKHVDHGCLESIVKLREGGFNRVLLATMEDGFRAIIKIPYWISIPRTYATASEVATLAFLRSKKIPVPEVYGWSSVTGNPVGVEYIIMEHVAGVGADTRWFNNTKH, encoded by the exons ATGTCTCTTCGACCTTGCATGTACTCGATTCCAAGGAAGTTAGCAACTTACCCCCTGAGATTATGCAGTC GATCAATATCAAACGAGTCTCTTTTCTCATATTCTTCGGGACGATGCCTATACAACAAACAGGCACGGCTTCGAGAACGATATGTGAGTTTTGATATCTCTGCACTCGCCAAGGCTGTTGCGAAGCATGTTGATCATGGATGCCTTGAAAGCATTGTCAAGCTTCGTGAGGGAGGGTTCAATCGTGTGCTACTAGCCACTATGGAGGATGGATTCCGGGCCATAATAAAAATCCCCTACTGGATATCGATTCCCAGGACATACGCAACAGCTAGCGAGGTCGCAACTCTGGCATTTCTTCGCTCTAAGAAGATCCCAGTCCCGGAAGTGTATGGCTGGTCTTCGGTCACTGGCAATCCAGTCGGTGTAGAGTACATTATCATGGAACATGTCGCAGGTGTCGGTGCTGATACTCGTTGGTTCAATAATACAAAACATTAA